The Alnus glutinosa chromosome 7, dhAlnGlut1.1, whole genome shotgun sequence genome includes a region encoding these proteins:
- the LOC133873922 gene encoding uncharacterized protein LOC133873922 yields the protein MIDVFLVLMDQGRHPYAYRAPRPPVPPMTTPTDSTPVYTAAWPPHPDGAYRPLLPGMVAVPTSDHGQTSTAGVGSSPLSELPTLSQLGFTQPGNAYRWWVQEGVGSQGYAPYFPYTYSRPMTCNPDSETQDCRFPLSQTGEMQMPAVGLGQIPAQAAMQGQILGPRQMPASGASQGPGHVERQMPLPGESQMPLSGESQMPLSGESQMSDVGGSQTTHEEDVAMLGTDQLAPGSPQGMDSDDDQHPPPAGEVGEEVAGDPATQHIGTGQIRLMGYNPDGTIYYEVIDDPARNWVLPRGKKVVLQYNAAIQPVGRACNRFRREVGKMIRSGSYIHMRDEWARVNRQIKQAMWNALMEEFYLPVSVDMRRAQQEAWNDIGRKHRSWKSRFKTQLGIGDGDTPESIRARMPEKFFEQYDAEDVEFLLRDWCREHKIATSERMKRLRERNDLPHCAGSKSYARFNHEEACTSGTPPTRAASFVKTHTKKDGTFLNDRTRVLCERMTQSLASDPAATQSVSADTVRWAPNDAYEQAIGRPEYAGRVRQVGPNVTPVRGTCFSYRPRSQGGPSQGTSRDWAEQSRKMEEMQAELHAERARNDRLEQRVQQFDGIEQRLREMEVFMSSMAVPAPCVGNQSSPAHVGSTSSVGSASAGNSTTVGTLSPVGRQLSQHSTVATPSPATPFIAQQSPVGENTPGTVPRDSQRRLSDL from the exons atgattgatgtatttctt gtattgatggaccagggacgccatccttatgcatatcgggcacctcgcccacccgtgccccccatgaccacgcccactgattcgacgccagtatatactgcggcgtggccaccccacccagacggggcttatagaccattgttgccgggtatggtggccgtgcccacgtcagatcacgggcagaccagcacagctggagttggcagctctccattgtcggagctgccgacattatctcagttagggttcacccaaccgggtaacgcctatcgatggtgggtgcaagagggggtggggtcacagggttatgcgccgtactttccgtatacgtatagtcgacctatgacgtgtaaccctgatagtgagacgcaggattgtagatttccactgtcacagaccggggagatgcagatgccggctgtggggttgggacagataccggcacaggcggcgatgcagggccagattttggggccgagacagatgccagcatcgggggcgagtcagggcccggggcatgtagagaggCAGATGCCGTtacctggtgagagccagatgccgctttccggtgagagtcagatgccgctttccggtgagagtcagatgtcagatgtgggggggagccagactacccatgaggaggacgttgcgatgttgggtaccgatcagttggcccccggtagcccccagggtatggattcagatgatgatcagcatcctccaccagccggagaggttggcgaggaggttgcaggcgacccagcgacgcaGCACATAGGGACtgggcagattcggttgatgg ggtacaacccagacgggaccatttattatgaggtgattgacgacccagcgagaaactgggtgctcccgagggggaagaaggttgtattgcagtacaatgctgctatacaacctgtaggacgagcctgcaatcgttttcggcgggaagtgggcaagatgatcaggagtgggtcctacatacacatgcgggacgaatgggcgagggtaaataggcagattaagcaggcaatgtggaacgcactgatg gaggagttctatctacctgtatcagttgacatgcgcagggcacaacaggaggcgtggaatgatattggacgtaagcaccgctcgtggaagtcgaggttcaaaacccaactaggaattggagacggtgacacgcccgagagtatccgtgcgagaatgccggagaaattttttgagcagtatgatgcagaagatgtagaattcctgctgagagattggtgcagagagcataaaatc gcaacctctgaacggatgaagaggttgcgggagcggaatgacctaccccattgtgcgggatctaaaagttatgccagatttaatcacgaggag gcatgtacatctggcacgccccccactcgcgccgcgtcgttcgtgaagacccacacaaagaaggacggcactttcctgaacgaccgtacacgggtcttatgc gagaggatgacgcagagtttagccagtgatccagccgccacgcaaagcgtctccgcagacacggtgcgttgggcaccgaacgacgcttacgaacaggcgattgggaggcctgagtatgcagggagggttcggcaggttggcccgaacgtcacacctgttcgagggacatgtttttcatataggcctcggtcacaggggggaccatctcaggggacgtctcgggattgggccgaacagtctcggaagatggaagagatgcaagcggagctacatgctgagcgagcgaggaatgaccgtttggagcagcgcgtgcaacagttcgacggcatagagcagcgcttgcgagagatggaggtcttcatgtcctccatggcagtaccagcaccatgtgttggtaatcagtcttctcctgcacacgtaggtagtacgtcgtccgttggtagtgcatctgcag gtaattcgacaacggttggtacgttgtcgcctgttggacgacagctgagccagcactccactgtcgctacaccttcgcccgctacaccattcattgcgcagcaatcgccggtgggcgagaacacgcctgggacggtacctcgtgattcgcagagacgcctttcagatttgtag
- the LOC133873921 gene encoding uncharacterized protein LOC133873921 yields MKYICTRLYCKPYDLSCPLNPIQINMDKSWMSTPRGTTRYNDGCRAFVAFAVSNCTAGDGKIYCPCKYCRNNQRHTPEYVLAHLTGGRGMNLGYNLWYMHGETTTGSAIPGQCSSHHSGTEAADRSTEHGDHVTEQEGVAVEQDDNMHAMLRDAFGVHDVPEGVSTLPQQVDEDTSCGDALKYQELLKTAEKPLHPGTKHSKLSATVHMYNLKCVGGISNKIFSDILEFINQLLPPCDEALPDNTYEAKKFLSGMGLGYEKIPACRNDCMLFWKDNKELDSCTVCRESKWRADTHVDDDGEIISARKKRPVKILRWFPLIPRLQRLFMSEHTAPHMRWHAEGRTRDGVLRHPADGEAWRSFDILHPDFMAESRNVRLGLTADGFNPFGNMSTSHSTWPVMLVPYNLPPWMCMKQSSFILSMVIPGPSSPGMDIDVYLQPLIDELLELWNVGVRTFDASKKENFIMRSQLMWTINDFPAYADLSGWPNRGAKACPCCMQSTRSIRLKNGCKFCYMGHRRYLPPEHLWRLNRRTFDGTEEFDSAPIVPCGYEVLQQLDGVAFGDETAGKKKKRKKRKKGAGSSDVIWKKKSIFFRLPYWEDNLLRHNLDVMHIEKNVMDNILGTILDIKGKTKDNLAARLDLQEMGLRPKLHPFTAANGKMYIPAACHTMTREDKESFLKVLRNVRVPDGYASNISRCVRLKDRTISGLKSHDSHILMQQLLPIALRKSLPNKVVRPLVEISAFFRGICSTKLSQEDMDRLQGDVCITLCKLEQIFPPGFFTSMVHLVVHLVRECRLGGPVQYRWMYPAERSLGHFKSTVRNKAAPEGCIAEGYIATELVTFCSRYLNNAPTFHNRPQRNPDGSKGAGTRVTLNRLIMHQIHRYIVFNSEEFHNLRTMHKDALRRSCTRGRITEALIEAEHHEQFCEWYPAYVRK; encoded by the exons atgaaatatatttgtacacgtttatactgtaagccgtatgatttgtcttgtcctcttaaccctatacagataaacatggacaagtcttggatgtcaacacctaggggtacgacacggtataacgatgggtgtagggcgtttgtggcatttgccgttagtaattgTACGGCcggcgatggaaaaatttactgcccatgcaagtattgtcgaaataaccagcgtcacactcctgagtacgttcttgcccacctgactggaggtcgggggatgaatctgggatacaatttgtggtatatgcacggtgagactacgactggttccgctattcctggtcagtgttcgagtcatcacagtggcacagaggccgctgaccgtagcactgaacatggtgatcatgtcacagaacaggagggtgtcgccgtggaacaggatgataacatgcacgccatgttgcgtgacgccttcggcgtgcacgatgttcctgaaggggtcagtactcttccgcaacaagttgatgaagatacctcgtgcggggacgcattgaagtaccaagagctgttaaagactgccgagaagccccttcaccctggtacgaagcacagtaaattgagtgctactgtacacatgtacaacttgaagtgcgttggaggtattagtaacaagatattttcagacattctcgaattcatcaatcagttgttgcctccttgcgatgaggcattgccagataacacgtatgaggcgaaaaagttcctaagtggcatgggtctggggtatgagaagattccggcgtgccgtaatgactgtatgttattctggaaagacaataaagaattagattcatgtaccgtatgtagagagtctaagtggagggctgatacacatgtagatgatgatggtgagatcatatcagcgagaaaaaaacgcccggtgaagatcttgaggtggtttccactcatcccacggttgcagaggttattcatgtctgagcatactgcgccccatatgagatggcatgcagaaggccgcactagggatggcgtattgaggcacccggccgacggtgaggcatggagatcgtttgacattttacacccagattttatggcagagagtaggaacgtccggcttggtttgacagcagatggatttaatccatttgggaacatgagcacatcccacagcacatggcccgtaatgcttgtgccgtacaatttgccaccttggatgtgcatgaaacagtcgtccttcatcctttccatggttatccctggaccgagctcaccaggtatggatattgatgtttaccttcagccattgattgatgagttgctggaactgtggaatgtaggggtacgaacattcgatgcttcaaagaaggaaaattttattatgcgatctcagttgatgtggacgataaacgactttccagcgtatgcagatttatctggttggcctaacaggggtgcgaaggcatgtccttgctgtatgcaatcgacgcgttctatacgcttaaagaacggatgcaaattttgctatatggggcacaggagatatctgccgcctgaacatctgtggcggcttaacaggaggacatttgacggtactgaagaatttgacagcgccccgattgtgccatgcggatacgaggttctccaacagttggacggagttgcgtttggggatgagaccgcgggtaagaagaagaaacggaagaagcggaagaagggtgcagggagttccgatgttatatggaagaagaaaagtatatttttcagattgccgtattgggaagacaatttgcttcggcacaatcttgatgttatgcacatagagaaaaatgtcatggacaatatacttggcactattttggatataaaagggaaaacgaaggacaacttggcagctcggctggacttgcaggaaatggggttgagacctaagttgcatccgttcacggccgccaatggtaaaatgtatattcccgctgcctgtcacaccatgactagagaggacaaagaaagttttctgaaggttcttcgaaatgtgagggtcccggacggatacgcctcgaacatttcacgatgtgttcggctgaaggaccgtacaatttccgggttgaagagccacgatagccacatactgatgcaacagcttcttccaattgcactgcgtaagtcattgcctaataaagttgttagacctcttgtggagatttcggcattttttagaggcatatgctcaacaaagctatcacaagaagatatggaccgactgcagggtgacgtctgtatcactttgtgcaaactagaacagatattccctccagggttttttacgagcatggtccacttggtcgtgcatcttgtgcgcgagtgtagactcggcggacccgtgcagtatagatggatgtacccggcggagag gagtctggggcatttcaagtctactgtgcgcaataaagcggctcctgaggggtgcattgcggaggggtacatagcgaccgagctggtaacgttctgttcaaggtatctgaataacgcaccaacattccacaacagacctcagaggaatcctgatggatccaagggggcgggcacgcgtgttaccctgaaccggttgataatgcaccagattcatcgttatattgtgttcaactctgaagagtttcacaatttgcggac gatgcacaaagacgcgcttaggcgatcatgcactagaggtcgcattacggaggctcttattgaagcagaacatcatgagcagttctgcgaatggtaccctgcatatgtaaggaaatag
- the LOC133873155 gene encoding glucan endo-1,3-beta-glucosidase-like, translated as MRTRILIFGLTLGFLFIYGAHSVTITVTNNCAYTIWPADQTSAQQSQLSNTGFELASKASTSLVVPAPWNGRFWARTGCSTDGLGKFTCATADCGTGQVACNGNGGAPPASLAEFNLAANGGQDFYDISLVDGFNLPLSITPQASCIAPSCAANVNGDCPAELQVKGSDGSVIGCNSACIEFNRPQYCCTGYYSTPVTCPPTSYSIFFKIECPQAYSYAYDDLTSLFSCIGGPNYSITFCP; from the exons ATGAGAACTCGGATACTAATCTTTGGCCTTACCTTAGGCTTTCTTTTCATCTAtg GAGCTCACTCTGTTACAATAACCGTAACAAACAACTGTGCGTATACTATCTGGCCAGCAGACCAAACATCAGCTCAGCAATCTCAGTTATCAAACACTGGATTTGAGCTAGCATCTAAAGCATCCACATCACTGGTTGTCCCAGCTCCATGGAACGGCCGGTTTTGGGCCCGAACTGGATGCTCCACAGATGGCTTGGGAAAGTTCACTTGCGCTACTGCGGATTGTGGAACCGGCCAAGTTGCATGCAACGGCAACGGTGGAGCCCCACCAGCGTCTTTGGCAGAATTCAACTTAGCAGCGAATGGTGGACAAGATTTCTACGATATCAGCCTTGTAGACGGCTTCAACTTGCCTCTATCAATAACTCCACAAGCTTCATGCATTGCGCCCAGCTGTGCTGCCAATGTGAACGGGGATTGCCCGGCAGAGCTACAAGTGAAAGGGTCTGATGGGAGCGTGATTGGTTGCAATAGCGCATGCATAGAGTTCAATCGGCCACAATACTGTTGCACCGGATATTATAGTACCCCAGTCACTTGCCCACCCACGAGCTACTCTATATTCTTCAAGATTGAGTGCCCTCAGGCCTATAGTTATGCCTATGATGATCTTACTAGCCTCTTTTCGTGCATCGGCGGACCTAACTACAGTATCACGTTCTGTCCATGA